The Plasmodium brasilianum strain Bolivian I chromosome 14, whole genome shotgun sequence genome contains a region encoding:
- a CDS encoding succinate dehydrogenase [ubiquinone] iron-sulfur subunit yields the protein MVKKNELRFTMNVLHYKSWYLYNKVGFFSSVKSPLINESIINNESLKNESEQTTKNKEQNQLKKFSIFRYNPQSNNKRPKMQTFEVDIDNCGPMVLDVLIKIKDEIDSTLSFRRSCREGICGSCAMNINGKNGLACLTEVNKNKKEVTEIHPLPNLYIMKDLVPDLTNFYNQYKSIDPWLKRKTKKEKGQKEFYQSIEDRKKLDGLYECIMCASCSTSCPSYWWNPEYYLGPATLMQAYRWIVDSRDEYTDERLMEVNDTMKLYRCHGIMNCSLCCPKGLDPAKAIRNMKELVQQKFSEENIKSHSIYVREKMGKTS from the coding sequence atggtaaaaaaaaatgagttgAGATTTACTATGAACGTATTACATTACAAATCAtggtatttatataataaagtagGGTTTTTTTCAAGTGTAAAGTCCCCATTAATTAATGAGtctataattaataatgaatCATTAAAGAATGAGTCAGAACAAACAACGAAAAATAAGGAACAAAATCagctaaaaaaattttccatatttagATATAATCCTCAAAGTAATAATAAGAGACCAAAAATGCAAACGTTTGAAGTAGATATCGATAATTGTGGGCCAATGGTTTTAGacgtattaataaaaataaaagatgaaATAGATTCTACTTTGTCTTTTAGGAGGAGTTGTCGAGAAGGTATATGTGGTAGTTGTGCTATGAAcattaatggaaaaaatggatTAGCTTGCTTAAcagaagtaaataaaaacaaaaaagaggTTACAGAAATACATCCCTTACCAAACTTATACATTATGAAGGATTTAGTGCCAGATTTAACTAATTTTTACAATCAGTATAAATCTATTGATCCATggttaaaaagaaaaacgaaaaaagaaaagggacaaaaagaattttatcaGTCTATTGAAGATAGAAAGAAATTAGATGGTTTATATGAATGTATTATGTGTGCTTCTTGTTCTACTTCATGCCCATCGTATTGGTGGAATCCCGAATATTATTTAGGACCTGCTACATTAATGCAAGCTTATCGATGGATTGTCGATAGTAGAGATGAATACACAGATGAACGTTTAATGGAAGTTAATGATACAATGAAATTGTATAGGTGTCATGGAATTATGAACTGTTCATTATGTTGTCCTAAAGGCTTAGACCCAGCCAAAGCCATAAGAAATATGAAGGAATTAGTTCAGCAAAAATTTTCggaggaaaatataaaatcacACTCCATTTATGTGAGGGAGAAAATGGGAAAAACCAGTTAG
- a CDS encoding bromodomain protein 2 gives MNSNNDEMSNFRNVSNNNNDMNNNIFDPHRNNNDINNINNDCVKNNNMNYSSLSNENTIDDNGYDINYFNDDDNDNNDCNHNNDSNHSIDNNNNTNEKGNSIGSDGNNKCHCVSHNLNDGIHFNRINNASDNCSYNDNNNNSNTNSNTNSNSNSNQTSNNIFLNCEEENITKSNVKNAFFNNVDDVRSFERGILYLTEDELTYISNAMNLLGFRFYEINCEKSKSEKRNTFTAISKRHLNEIKNLRCSLSNNIYDAGKRKSKKSFDKFYSKEEWSAITKENNNDKQKETNKKKIINNNNEDEKSTLLVKGDRRNTINEKNNNNVSNSTHSTLDLRGNNRQGSSSSLLANSKYHENEKIQQNKSNLTRKGGISKNEVDNSNNKNSNSNVNKNSHGTLTNAGKGKMSRYNSSSTCNNNNNNNKKGAPGAGGGKEMLKKRQRNSSNFHEDSTVEEYEQHKRTYKKRVYKTRNLWKNNCFKILHKLKKKEYCCWFLEPVNPELDGIPNYFNIIKNPMDFQTIENKLLNNKYNNPFEWQQDVRQIFFNAFTYHKVKNCVWNDAYKLAKEFDRLVKQNSKMESLLSEFTKNTNSVYLDMNKYNEILSNNYDYDDNISRSRNSSSSYSSNSSDNISSDNNNNKRNNTTNSRSNYHPAKRRNNNNMVKTGAGGGSGFMNSNVNTSSSNIVYPIHNKKGDKLYNTNKQTSNVSSKNTHEKFINNKKDNFSNLIKNNSNNNNNSNNSIEFEPPSIGTIPEPPGIQKIGINDKGLNNYQVNLLFKNLRRLAPNQRRAALEIIQDDLGILAENHMFDKFFTFDTDLLSIEKQKRIFLYINHMGRINLEQYKASLISSEQIPNCNIAKGKIPMKNINNNKNYMNNNNNNDHYDKRRANRYISSSSNSSDSSSSNSSDSSTFSTSSDDDSDTDSDSDMDSDSYDKKKVKRQLPSDKKKEMANNFLDNRRKSLPQYKPVDENKKNLEIREDVMGMHADFLASMDTPKNPQKNRKNSGSAWPEWKGQVIQQAILTQHQTNVPINKKELIAEGYDAKI, from the coding sequence atGAATTCAAATAATGATGAAATGAGCAATTTTCGTAATgttagtaacaataataatgatatgaataataatatatttgatcCACATAGGAATAATAATgacattaataatataaataatgactgcgtcaaaaataataatatgaattacAGCTCTCtttcaaatgaaaatacTATTGACGATAATGGATATGACATAAACTATTTTAATGATGACGATAATGATAACAACGACTGTAATCATAACAATGATAGTAATCATAGCattgataataataacaataccAATGAAAAAGGTAACAGTATTGGCAGTGATGGTAACAACAAATGCCATTGTGTAAGTCACAACTTAAATGATGGCATCCATTTTAACAGAATAAATAATGCAAGTGATAACTGCAgttataatgataataataataacagtaatacaAATAGTAACactaatagtaatagtaacagtaatcAAACAagtaacaatatatttttaaattgtgaAGAAGAAAACATAACAAAAAGTAATGTAAAGaatgcattttttaataatgtagATGATGTAAGAAGCTTCGAAAGaggtatattatatttaacagAAGATGAGTTAACTTATATATCGAATGCAATGAATTTATTAGGATTTCgattttatgaaataaacTGCGAAAAATCGAAATccgaaaaaagaaatacgtTCACAGCCATATCGAAAAGACAcctaaatgaaattaaaaatttacgtTGTTCTttatcaaataatatatatgatgcaGGAAAGAGAAAGTCAAAGAAATCTTTTGACAAATTTTATTCTAAAGAAGAATGGAGTGCTATTactaaagaaaataataatgataagcAAAAAGAGaccaataaaaaaaaaataataaacaataataatgaagaTGAAAAATCAACTCTTCTTGTAAAAGGTGATAGGAGAAACactataaatgaaaaaaataataacaatgttAGTAATTCTACTCATAGTACCCTTGACCTAAGAGGGAATAATAGACAGGGTAGTAGCAGTTCATTATTAGCTAACTCAAAATAtcatgaaaatgaaaaaattcaacaaaataaaagtaatttaaCTAGAAAAGGTGGAATTAGTAAAAATGAAGTagataatagtaataataaaaacagtaatagtaatgtTAACAAGAATTCACATGGTACTTTAACAAATGCTGGAAAGGGGAAAATGTCAAGATATAACAGTAGTAGTacttgtaataataataataataataataaaaaaggagcaCCCGGGGCAGGAGGTGGAAAGGagatgttaaaaaaaagacaaagaAATAGTAGTAACTTTCATGAAGATAGCACAGTTGAAGAATATGAACAACACAaaagaacatataaaaaaagagtttATAAAACAAGGAATCTatggaaaaataattgttttaAGATATTAcataagttaaaaaaaaaagaatattgtTGCTGGTTTTTAGAACCAGTAAACCCAGAATTAGATGGAATaccaaattattttaatataataaaaaatccAATGGATTTTCAAACAAtcgaaaataaattattaaataataaatataataatccTTTTGAATGGCAACAGGATGTTagacaaattttttttaatgctttTACTTATCACAAAGTCAAAAATTGTGTTTGGAATGATGCCTATAAATTAGCTAAAGAATTTGATAGGttagtaaaacaaaattccAAAATGGAAAGTCTTCTTTCCGAGTTCACAAAAAACACGAATTCTGTATATTTagatatgaataaatataatgaaatattatcgAATAATTATGATTATGATGATAACATTAGTAGAAGCAGGAATAGTAGTAGCAGTTATAGTAGCAATAGCAGTGATAATATTAGTtcagataataataataataaaaggaataacACTACAAATAGTAGAAGTAATTATCACCCTGCTAAAAgaaggaataataataatatggtCAAGACAGGAGCAGGTGGTGGTAGTGGATTTATGAATAGTAATGTGAATACATCTTCTAGCAATATTGTATATcctatacataataaaaaaggagataaattatataatacaaataaacagACATCAAATGTTTCTTCGAAAAATACTCATGAAaagtttataaataataaaaaggataatttctctaatttaattaagaataatagtaataacaacaataatagtaataattctATAGAATTCGAACCACCTAGTATTGGTACTATACCCGAACCACCGGGAATACAGAAAATAGGAATTAATGATAAaggattaaataattatcaagttaatttactttttaaaaatttaagaagATTAGCTCCGAATCAAAGAAGAGCCGCGCTTGAAATAATACAAGATGACTTGGGTATATTAGCAGAAAATCATATGTTTGATAAATTTTTCACTTTTGATACTGATTTATTATCTATAGAAAAAcagaaaagaatatttttatacattaacCATATGGGTAGAATTAATTTAGAACAGTATAAAGCTTCTTTAATATCTTCTGAACAAATTCCTAATTGCAATATtgcaaaaggaaaaataccCATGAAGAATATtaacaacaacaaaaattacatgaataataataataataatgatcaTTATGATAAACGAAGAGctaatagatatatatcaTCGTCATCTAATTCTTCCGATTCATCATCGTCAAATTCGTCTGACTCATCTACCTTTTCAACATCAAGTGATGACGACAGTGATACAGATAGCGATTCTGATATGGATTCAGATTcctatgataaaaaaaaggtaaaaaggCAGTTACCaagtgataaaaaaaaagaaatggcaaataattttttagataATAGAAGAAAATCGTTACCACAGTACAAACCAgtagatgaaaataaaaaaaatttagaaattaGAGAAGATGTTATGGGGATGCATGCAGATTTTTTAGCATCTATGGACACACCAAAAAATCCCCAAAAAAATCGTAAAAACTCAGGCTCTGCTTGGCCTGAGTGGAAAGGACAAGTTATTCAACAAGCCATTTTGACTCAACATCAGACAAATGTTCCtataaacaaaaaggaaCTAATAGCTGAGGGTTATGACGCAAAAATATAG
- a CDS encoding kelch domain-containing protein: protein MSDISDFSGNDEFSDGEKQRKLFNRKSRNSTLQKKNTTDKAESLSKMSSAKSSDNIQEENRKTSIQKSETLKSTKSLNTKRGSQDEHILNSNDSKSFKNQYSASKLKDEGKSNTNPNARVADCVMSPPEFFLSHIYHDNKVFTKKYGHSIVEYENEFFIYGGINSHNEYLDEFLIFTYGPNTFTSKKLSVNPGKRAYSSMTLTYNANYNPSLLVFGGLCGPNIVAKDCYMYDFSEDAWSKYSYRLDSIPGSRFGHAYTFCPSTYTTIIWGGLNRNNELLKTGYKFVGGEWSEIKHKGISPSGRVFSSLVWLDRTTKDNISYSFLYLFGGDLNSKGSPTDELWVYNIKNENWTLVKNSSGEAPCARWKHGAVIIDKNMWISGGLCSGWFSNYSIPDLYVYDIPSNCWFNCQIASKQIHNCYDYGTLNLHSQTKAFFLFGGKNANNDPTSNVCRFAPLCTSVSIMTMRNEIKRFSNYVLEVKKESEETANNVSEMQKIIHTYSLDIKDFKILFEALTRSIQMLNVHIENIDREVSLLKKKNSGNDEKKENNENNENDENNRSNGNNEKNDPKDIAPTNVDNTTKKESTECEVNKAGEDKTQE, encoded by the coding sequence atgtcgGACATATCTGATTTTTCGGGTAATGATGAATTTTCGGATGGTGAAAAGcaaagaaaattattcaaCAGAAAATCAAGGAATTCAACtctccaaaaaaaaaatactacaGATAAAGCAGAGTCTTTAAGTAAAATGAGTAGTGCGAAAAGTTCTGATAATATCCAAgaagaaaatagaaaaacatCTATACAAAAATCAGAAACTCTCAAATCGACGAAGAGTTTAAACACTAAAAGGGGCTCTCAAGATGAGCATATATTAAATTCAAATGACTCcaaatcatttaaaaatcaATATAGTGCTTCTAAACTGAAAGATGAGGGAAAATCCAATACCAATCCCAATGCCCGAGTAGCAGATTGTGTTATGTCTCCACCAGAGTTTTTTTTGTCTCATATTTATCATGATAATAAAGTGTTTACAAAAAAGTACGGTCACTCAATAGTAGAATATGAGAATGAGTTCTTTATTTATGGTGGAATAAATTCGCATAATGAATATTTGGACgaattcttaatttttacatatggTCCTAATACATTTACTTCTAAAAAGTTGAGTGTAAATCCTGGAAAAAGAGCATATTCATCCATGACACTAACATATAATGCTAATTATAATCCATCTTTATTAGTGTTTGGAGGATTATGTGGACCTAACATAGTAGCAAAGGACTGTTATATGTATGACTTTTCGGAAGATGCATGGTCGAAATATTCTTACAGATTAGATTCCATTCCAGGATCACGATTTGGACATGCATATACGTTCTGCCCTAGTACTTATACAACAATTATTTGGGGAGGACtaaatagaaataatgaattattaaaaactGGGTATAAATTTGTTGGAGGAGAATGGTCAGAAATTAAGCATAAAGGTATAAGTCCTTCAGGAAGagttttttcttctcttgtTTGGTTAGATAGAACAACGAAAGATAATATCAGTTAtagttttctttatttatttggtGGAGATTTAAATAGTAAAGGATCTCCAACAGATGAATTATGGGTATATAAtatcaaaaatgaaaattggACATTAGTCAAAAACTCATCTGGGGAAGCACCTTGTGCAAGATGGAAACATGGAGCTGTTATTATCGATAAAAATATGTGGATATCTGGTGGCTTGTGTTCTGGTTGGTTTTCTAATTATAGTATTCCtgatttatatgtatatgatatTCCATCTAATTGTTGGTTTAATTGTCAGATAGCATCTAAACAGATACATAACTGTTATGATTATGGTACCTTAAATTTACATTCTCAAACGAAagctttttttctatttggTGGGAAAAATGCTAATAATGATCCCACCTCTAATGTGTGTAGATTTGCACCTCTATGCACAAGTGTGTCTATTATGACTATGAGAAACGAAATAAAGAGATTTTCTAATTATGTCCTTGAAGTTAAGAAAGAATCAGAAGAAACTGCAAATAATGTATCAgaaatgcaaaaaattatCCATACATACAGTCTAGACATAAaagattttaaaattttatttgagGCCCTAACAAGAAGTATACAAATGCTTAATGTacatatagaaaatattgaCAGGGAAGTAtcacttttaaaaaaaaaaaattcaggaaatgatgaaaaaaaagagaataatGAGAATAATGAGAATGATGAGAATAATAGGAGTAATGGGAATAACGAGAAAAATGACCCTAAGGATATAGCTCCAACAAATGTCGACAATacaacaaaaaaggaaagcaCTGAATGTGAGGTTAACAAAGCGGGAGAAGACAAAACTCAAGAATAG
- a CDS encoding mediator of RNA polymerase II transcription subunit 18, producing MSESVEQIFDDFISDFYNKNENSRDGDTSEKKNANLIKNSENKLIDDNILLNTLGEKNFFKYTEYSLSSLYISDENIPIDEDANFQKLINIITKASDVNNKFKWVDYYFKFDLKEESNILSPRSQNKDFLFREYLEPNHLKNISLLRKYEQGAILKSSEKNKVDIKIVSEYIVHSSYKKVITSFDYNLSHKIFAQAHIFHNKYGNSNHIVILVLRHYKDANFLIPLYQDRVLVQVKSYSNDNKYSEITQKNLLQYAEIFKPFISLRKVDYNFVEQIKEKITFAF from the coding sequence ATGAGTGAAAGTGTTGAACAAATATTCGATGATTTTATATCGGACTTCTATAATAAGAATGAAAATAGTAGAGATGGTGATACTAGTGAAAAAAAGAACgcaaatttaataaaaaatagtgaaaACAAACTAATtgatgataatatattattaaatactCTGGGggaaaagaatttttttaaatataccgAATATTCGTTAAGTAGCTTATACATATCTGATGAAAATATACCTATTGATGAAGATgcaaattttcaaaaattaataaatattattacgaAAGCATCAGATGTTaacaataaatttaaatgggtggattattattttaaatttgatTTAAAAGAAGAATCGAATATATTATCACCACGGTCACAAAATAAAGATTTTCTCTTTAGAGAATATTTAGAACcaaatcatttaaaaaacatatcattattaagaaaatatgaacaaggTGCCATCTTAAAATCatctgaaaaaaataaagtagaCATTAAAATTGTTTCGGAATACATCGTTCATAGTAGTTATAAAAAGGTAATTACATCGTTTGATTACAATTTGAGTCATAAAATTTTCGCACAAGctcatatatttcataataaatatggaaATAGTAATCACATCGTTATCTTGGTTTTAAGGCATTACAAGgatgcaaattttttaattcctttATATCAAGATAGAGTTCTTGTTCAAGTGAAATCCTATtctaatgataataaatattcagaAATAACTCAAAAAAATCTTTTACAATACGCAGAAATTTTTAAGCCTTTTATTTCTCTCAGAAAGGTTGACTACAACTTTGTGGAGCAAATCAAAGAGAAAATAACCTttgcattttaa
- a CDS encoding hypothetical protein (conserved Plasmodium protein), which yields MKYKREELSKKDIVIKTNETKSLSMYEEADDFSNSTLSDVDNSYKFWYNIEDGGISEICKEFESSENESEEKVGVEKFDSHKSCNSTEVNTLPMEVDTMIEDNSILEIETEKPILFNNKKV from the exons ATGAAATACAAAAGAGAGGAGTTATCGAAAAAAGATAttgttataaaaacaaatgaaacTAAGAGTCTTTCTATGTATGAAGAAGCTGACGATTTTTCTAATTCTACATTGTCTGACGTTGATAATTCGTATAAGTTCTGGTATAATATAGAAGACGG aGGTATATCGGAAATATGTAAAGAATTCGAAAGTTCCGAGAATGAGAGTGAAGAAAAAGTTGGAGTAGAAAAATTCGATTCTCATAAATCGTGCAACAGCACTGAGGTCAATACTTTACCAATGGAGGTTGATACAATGATAGAAGATAATAGCATTCTAGAAATAGAAACAGAGAAgcctattttatttaataataaaaaagtatga